One genomic segment of Peribacillus sp. FSL H8-0477 includes these proteins:
- a CDS encoding quaternary amine ABC transporter ATP-binding protein: MKPNVEVRNVSKIFGKSPKTAADLLVQGKSKKEILKKTGHTVGVNNVNFEIYPGEIFVIMGLSGSGKSTLIRMFNRLIDPTIGEILIDNEDIVKMNSARLREVRQKKISMVFQNFALFPHKTIVENAEYGLEIQKVDPKIRREKAIKALEVVGLKGYENQLPSQLSGGMQQRVGLARALASDTDILLMDEAFSALDPLIRKDMQDELIEIQEQFKKTIIFITHDLDEALRIGDRIALMKDGSVIQLGTPEQIMMNPANEFVEKFVADVDLSKVLTASHVMIRPEKVTVDRGPRVALEIMRKQGYSSIFVVDRKQKLLGALSAEQARQAMEHDLSISEVMSTDIPTVPEDQLLADLMDVISTSSVPISVIDDEHRIKGIVLRGPVIGALAGNKDSLNELESE; the protein is encoded by the coding sequence ATGAAACCAAATGTAGAAGTTAGAAATGTCTCGAAAATTTTCGGGAAATCTCCAAAAACAGCTGCTGATTTGTTAGTCCAAGGTAAATCAAAGAAAGAAATTTTGAAAAAAACCGGACATACAGTTGGGGTTAATAATGTGAATTTCGAAATATACCCTGGTGAGATATTCGTCATTATGGGATTGTCGGGAAGTGGGAAATCAACTTTAATCCGCATGTTTAATCGGTTGATTGATCCGACGATTGGTGAAATTCTTATTGATAATGAAGATATCGTTAAGATGAATTCAGCTCGATTAAGAGAAGTTAGACAGAAGAAGATTAGTATGGTCTTTCAAAACTTTGCTCTTTTTCCTCATAAAACGATTGTCGAAAATGCTGAATATGGACTTGAAATTCAGAAAGTTGATCCAAAAATACGGCGTGAAAAAGCAATCAAAGCACTCGAAGTTGTTGGGTTAAAAGGGTACGAAAATCAGTTGCCATCGCAACTTAGCGGCGGTATGCAGCAACGCGTAGGTCTTGCTCGTGCGCTTGCAAGTGATACCGATATCTTGTTAATGGATGAAGCGTTCAGCGCTCTAGATCCATTAATTCGTAAAGATATGCAGGATGAATTAATTGAAATCCAAGAGCAATTCAAAAAAACGATTATTTTTATCACTCATGATCTTGATGAAGCGCTAAGAATTGGCGATCGAATTGCGTTAATGAAAGATGGCAGTGTGATTCAATTGGGCACGCCCGAACAAATTATGATGAATCCTGCCAATGAATTTGTAGAGAAGTTCGTTGCAGACGTGGATCTATCGAAAGTACTGACTGCATCCCATGTGATGATTCGACCAGAGAAAGTAACGGTTGATAGAGGGCCGAGGGTTGCTCTAGAAATTATGCGTAAACAAGGTTATTCCAGTATATTTGTCGTGGATCGTAAGCAGAAGTTATTAGGGGCATTGTCTGCTGAACAAGCACGTCAAGCGATGGAACATGACCTCTCTATCTCTGAAGTGATGTCAACAGATATCCCAACGGTTCCAGAGGATCAACTACTGGCTGATCTTATGGATGTAATTTCAACCTCATCAGTACCCATATCTGTAATAGATGATGAACATAGAATAAAAGGAATCGTCCTTCGTGGGCCAGTTATTGGTGCGTTAGCGGGAAATAAAGATTCTTTAAATGAATTGGAGAGTGAGTAA
- a CDS encoding glycine betaine ABC transporter substrate-binding protein, protein MNIPKIPLGAWVDSLVDWMTIAFAGLFSLITNTIEGLLNILVDVMSVGPSIVLIVILTLLVTYTSKWPLGLFTLISLLLIDNLGYWESSIQTLAIVILSGFLTILIGIPIGIWCAQNKTVRKVVTPILDFMQTMPAFVYLIPAILFFGIGVVPGIIASFIFAIAPTIRMTNLGIQEVPNELIEASDAFGSTTTQKLFKVQLPIATPTILAGVNQSIMLALSMVVTASLVGAPGLGADVYRAVSQINVGQGFEAGLSIVIIAIVLDRITQNLRKPAYEHIISRKLISIIMVVLVVGTAIFTMISKEAAITGDKDNIGAQVDYEIVGIEPGAGLMKLTNTAIEDYQLDDWTLIEGSSAAMVAELKKALDKKEPIVVTGWSPHWMFSSYDLKYLDDPKKSFGGSENINTVVRKGLEQDAPGAYTILDQFYWETSDMEEVMVDVAGGMSSTEAAEKWIEAHPDDVAKWTKGAKAGNGEKIQLVYVAWDTEIASTNVIGKVLEQNGYDVTLSQVEVGPMFAGVANGSADAMVAAWLPGTHLEFYNNYKDEIIDLGPNLKGTKNGLVVPEYMDIDSVEDLK, encoded by the coding sequence ATGAATATACCGAAAATCCCACTAGGAGCATGGGTAGATTCTTTAGTGGATTGGATGACGATTGCATTTGCTGGATTATTCTCACTTATAACCAATACGATTGAAGGTCTCTTAAATATTTTAGTGGATGTTATGAGTGTAGGTCCTTCTATTGTTTTAATTGTTATTCTAACGCTATTGGTTACTTATACAAGTAAGTGGCCGCTCGGACTATTTACTTTAATTAGTTTACTATTAATTGATAACCTGGGTTATTGGGAATCAAGTATCCAAACCCTTGCCATCGTTATCTTATCAGGTTTCCTGACCATTTTAATTGGGATCCCCATTGGAATATGGTGTGCCCAAAATAAAACGGTTAGAAAAGTGGTAACACCTATTTTAGACTTCATGCAAACGATGCCGGCCTTCGTCTATTTAATTCCAGCCATTTTATTTTTTGGTATAGGCGTAGTACCAGGAATCATCGCATCGTTTATTTTTGCTATCGCTCCGACGATACGCATGACTAACTTAGGGATACAAGAAGTACCGAATGAATTAATCGAAGCATCTGATGCCTTCGGTTCTACAACGACTCAAAAGTTATTTAAGGTGCAGCTTCCAATTGCCACACCGACGATCTTAGCAGGGGTCAATCAAAGCATCATGCTTGCTCTGTCTATGGTCGTTACAGCATCATTAGTTGGGGCGCCTGGGCTAGGGGCAGATGTTTACCGGGCTGTTAGTCAAATTAATGTAGGACAAGGTTTTGAAGCCGGATTATCGATTGTTATTATTGCGATTGTTCTCGATCGTATTACACAAAACCTGCGTAAGCCGGCATATGAACATATTATTAGCCGAAAACTTATTTCGATCATTATGGTTGTACTTGTAGTTGGTACAGCAATCTTCACGATGATCTCTAAGGAAGCTGCTATAACAGGGGATAAAGATAATATCGGTGCTCAAGTCGATTATGAAATTGTCGGGATTGAACCTGGAGCAGGATTAATGAAATTGACGAATACGGCAATAGAGGATTATCAGCTAGATGACTGGACGCTTATTGAAGGTTCTTCAGCAGCCATGGTTGCTGAATTGAAAAAAGCTCTAGATAAAAAAGAACCTATTGTTGTAACCGGCTGGTCGCCGCACTGGATGTTCTCTTCTTACGATTTGAAATATCTTGACGATCCGAAAAAGTCGTTTGGCGGTTCTGAAAATATTAATACCGTTGTTCGAAAAGGTCTAGAACAAGATGCGCCTGGTGCGTATACGATTCTCGATCAATTTTATTGGGAAACAAGTGATATGGAAGAAGTAATGGTCGATGTTGCTGGGGGAATGTCTTCAACTGAAGCAGCAGAAAAATGGATAGAAGCACACCCAGATGATGTGGCCAAGTGGACAAAAGGTGCTAAAGCTGGAAATGGTGAAAAAATCCAACTGGTTTATGTAGCATGGGACACTGAAATTGCCAGTACAAACGTAATTGGCAAGGTTCTTGAGCAAAACGGCTATGATGTGACATTAAGTCAAGTAGAAGTAGGCCCGATGTTTGCGGGGGTAGCTAATGGCAGTGCCGATGCAATGGTGGCTGCATGGCTCCCAGGAACACATCTAGAATTTTATAATAACTATAAAGATGAAATAATTGATCTGGGACCAAACCTAAAAGGAACGAAAAATGGATTGGTCGTACCTGAGTATATGGATATTGATTCTGTTGAAGATTTAAAATAA